The nucleotide window TAGAAGCCCCTCTACTGGTTTGGGAGTAGCTAAGCAGAAGCTGAGTCTCCATATTCAAAGACTGGCTCTGGTGTTCTTTCTATTAGACCAAACCTCTGAAGCGTTGTAATTATGTTGGTGGCTACGTGGTGTGCTATCAAGTAACAGCTTGAATTAAAACAGAAGGTCACCTAAACTCACCTCAACTGTAGAAACGTATCCAGAGTCAGTCTTGTTGAATATTGTGCAAAGACGTTTGGTAGATTTTGCACATTTGGATTAAATTTGTACAAGAATTTTAGCTTGCGGAGGTTAATTGTTAAaggtgtatttttgtttctaatatCATTTTGGACAAATGGAAATTTTATAAGCAAGTGTTGCTAGCAGCTTCAGTTGGTTTGTGTCTCTGTAAGCTGTAACTGTTCAAATAGCACATTAATTATGGACGAGAACAAACCCATCACATTAAACTCAAGTAATAGTTTTCAAAGGAGGGAGACACTTCATTTTTGACCATATATTTGCAGCAACCTTTATAATTATCAGTAAAGCCTTAAAACAAAGTTATATTTTCTTGCAGTGGAATAATCTCGAACCAATTgaggcaaaaaataataatttaaattcttgtagGAATTTGTCCACTTATGAATATCAAAACCCATTTGCCTGATTTGAAAAGTATGCTGTCTTGTCTTTCTCATCATGAGAAAAATTAAACCCATATTCCATCATATTTACACCCAAATGAAGCTTAAAGTTTCTGATAATCATTTAAATTTCCACTCTGATTAATTTTAAGTCACATATGGCACAGTACCCATTTTAAAAAAGGGCACCAGCTGATTGGCTTTAATCGTGTGCCTTGCGTGATGTCTCTGACCCAAATACATAAAGAAGAATtagcagctttttattttgtgaaattctGCAAGGGAGATCCATAGCTATTCTGCAGTGCTATAAATTTTACTCTCAgtacatttaactttttttcttctaaattattAAAGTATACTCAAACCAAAGTATTTTAGTTTgagaggatttttattttctaaagtaaGATTATGCTGCTGCAGTACAAGATACAATCAtcttcaggctttttttttttttttcgcgtCCCTACGATTGACACTAACAGGAGTGGAGAGAACCTTTATTGCAATCTTATGCTAAACATGACAGATTTTAGGATCCTAAAGAAagcttcttgttgttttggCTCTGTAACACTGGCGATGTGTTGTCATGGTGTTTAATCGCTGAACCTGCTGCATTTCCCTCACGCTTTCTGACAACGTACTCCATTCACATTCAAagcaaacagatttaaagagaCATCCTGAGAACACTGACTGACATCAGCTTGatagcagcaaaataaaactgaatctaaaacaacacaaacacagcagacagaaaagTTAGTAAGCCTTTAACAGTACATATGCACAATAAAGTGGTTAGTTggtataaataaatgtgatacTAAAACTCACAAGATTCTTGTAAGGTTTATAGACAAAGCAACTATCCTGCATTATATTTTGTGCTTCTGatctttttaaaaccttcactGATAATTAATAAACTTTTCCTCCAGTTAAGCCATGCTGAAAAATTTTGGTTCCTTCGACCTCCATCTTAGCTTAACATATTGTAGTTCAGGTTTAAAAAGCACGTCCaaggattaaattaaaaatttaaaatttcgTTTGTCAAGACCACTTAAAGTTTGGTGGATATGTGACGTGTCTTATTTTAGAAACACTGAGTAAGTCATCTAGATAGTGCGATAGAATCTTTGCACAACAGCAGACAAATGGCATCTGTTCATTTTCAATGCAGGTAAAACACGAGTAGAAATCGCTGGCATGACGACATTTGGACGACAAAATCGCTGAAGTTTAGTTgaggtgggggaaaaaaggagttACCAAAAACAACAGTTGTCCCACATGGGATTCACCTGAAATGAGAGGAGAAACCGTTTTTAGTCTGAGAGGTTTTATTCATTGTAACACGTGAACACATGATGAGAAGGAAGTAGGCTCCCGTCTGATTTGGAAGTCAGGAATGCCAGGTAAACAGGACGTCATATCTTCCTTTAAGGAAGTGAATTTGTGTGTGCTAGCTGAGGAACAATTGAAAGCACGGAAGGGTGAAACCTAAAGTCAACAGCCGAGCTGAACTACAACTTAAAAAGAAGCATGTTTATTTGAGTGCATGTTAAAAAGCGCTGACTTTAATGGTTGTCGGGGGTTATATTACTTTTCCAAACATCCTCTGCGTAATTAAAATGATCCAGATTAACAAAAGTAGGCAGTGGAGGTGTTTCAGTATGCCAGGAATTTTATCAGCAAACTTTCACAGTCAAAGCAGAAGTACGAGTTGCTTTGCATGTAGGCAAACTCCACTTTACACAGTGATAACAAGAAAACTAATAGTAAAAAGTAAGTAAGTGCAAAAAGTAATACAACTTCTATTTATTCTAGGTTTGTCTTCATGTTTGCTTTATAGGAGGAACATGATATGTTTTTTGGGGACATTCTCACAATTCTGTTGGATTGTGGCTGCTAAAACTCCTCAGTTGGTCACAACTGAGGAGTTTATTCAAACCAGTAGAACAACCCATTTAGGTTTGCATGCAAACTGCTAATTTGTACTTACTGAAACTCGGAGTGTGCATATAAAAGCTAAagaatttttctgtttagtttttttaatgttgaaacaATGCATGCATCCTATCACCTGAACGGAACCGACCTGTATTTCACATCAAAGAGGGTCGAGTCGTCTTCGTCGTCATTTTCCTCGTTCAGAGGGGCCATCTCCACCCGCTCCGCCGGTGTAGTAATGATGTCGTATTTTCTCGTTTTCCTGATTTTTCGGCCAGACCTatgtgacagaaaacatgtgagAGTAACTTAGAGCACTAAAGTTAGTCAGAGCTTCTGTTTATATAAAACCAGATAATCACCTTCTTACCCAACCATAGTTTCCTAAGCTGGCATTAGGAAATTGTAGTAGCAAGTAATGACCAAAAAAGtttactcatttttatttttttaatcggCATATCAATTTTTAGAGGgttacagttttaaaactgcttaaatttagcttttttgtgTTCCGTGAAGCATTTAGGATTAAGATTTTAGAGTTGTCTGTATGTTTTAGTATCGCTGTTGtttatctcagatttttttgtttgtttgcgaGAGATTATCTGTTTTAACCTCTGCAGAGCTCTTTGTCTTACACTCATCGAAAAGTCCAAATTAAGTTTGGTTGACTGACTGATTAAAGTAAACTGTCTGCTGCGGGATCTAACCAGCTTAATATCAGTCTTATTATATTATTGTCTTATGATATTATTcttatgttattttataaagCGCTGAACCACACAAATCTATATTATTTGCAATATGAAATAGGAAATTATTACCATTCAATGTTTATgacatatttttgttcatttgtatgcaaagaaaaaactatttattgatTACATTATTATACTGTAACTTTACTTACcaattttatgttgtgttttattactTTAGAATAGTTTTTCCTTCATTACTGTTTAAATAATACAGTGCAAATATCCAAAAGACTAGAAAAGTACACATGAATTTGCAAGAGCTGCATGTTAGACAGTAATAGTCTCTATTACATGGCAAACAGATCTCTGTCATGCTTTTCTTTAGATTTCAacaattgattttaaaaatccttcGTTCCTCATCTACATTATATCACAGAGGATATAAAACAGCCACAGTAATACCAGGTATCACAGTGAAAACAATCACTCTAAGCCTCAGAAGGGAGAAGCCTACCTTATCACTTTGATGACCAGGCATGTGATCAGGGCAGCTGTCAACACACAGATGAAAATAACGACGTTTTTCAGAGTTGGCAGGTAAGTCATCAGAGGTGAGATCCGGGATCCCACGGCACCGTGCGTGGCGTTTTTACTCGTCAGTTCATCGTGACCGAGGATGATGGACGTGGATGTTGAATTCTGCGTCGCAGATGAAGAATTCGGCGGTTCTCCACTGATCAGACAGAGAGCCGCCGCAATAAAAGTTAAAGCAAAACTGTGCGTCACAAACATGCTGCCGAaatgattaatatttatatGGGTATCAGAGGCTTCaatagttttttgctttttttcccccccaagcAGCAGCTGCTACATTATACACTCATCAGATATCTATATACACCAAAACGCGCAAGGTGAGACGCAAAAATCCATTGGTGCGCAGGTCCTGGCTTCACTTTAAGTCGTAACTTGTATGAGCTTCCGGAAGGTGTCTTCCTATAGGCGAGTTATAGCAAATCCCTTCCCGAACTGCGAGTAGAGATGAGGGGATTATCCGCCTCCGGAAGAGCTCTGCGGGCTGGCCCTCTGCTCCCGGTGCTGAGGAGGAGAGTTATGTGGGCTGGTGCTGCCTTCAAGTCGGTCACGTACATCCCAATTCCTGCTGAGCTGTTGCCACACAGAGCAGAGTTTTGGTTgatttaaaacctaaaataacaaataacacTTGGCAATTTCTACATTTACGAAAGGCTGAGTgcttttaagaaaacatttctaaaaatattaccTAGATTTTCCCATTTTGGATCAAATCTGATACAATGATACACTAATTcattattttctaacttttccCACTTCAAATGTTCTTTCAAGCTTAAAATACTCAAACTACgacaaaacttttttaaactATTGGCATAATTATTATTCACCTGCAGATGAGAACCTGAAATAGAGCTGTTGACATGTCTTTCAAAGCAGTTGATGCTGATACAAACCAAGAGattattgtttggtttttgtacTTTCCCTGTCATCTTGCTTTATGTGTGGTGACAAGATAAATGTTTAGTCTTCAACCAGCCATAATTTCTGGTTGGTAAAATAAACAGGCCTCTGTAACATGCCATGTTTATAGTTCAGGTAAACAGATAGTAGATTACCAATTATGAATTCCAACAAACTTTACTCAATTGAATAAAGTTTATTGGAACTTACTTATGAAAAGTAAGTTATATTAATTTCAAATGGATTCTGCGGGACagctaaaataatttcaacatccttttgataaaaaaaaaaaagtgtggctCCTCCTATTTGAACAAACTAAAGGAATGTTTTCCacaataaatgtatatatacatatacaaaTTTCCGACAGCATCTGAATGCACCAACAGTGTAACCATTAGGGAACAGAGAACACTGCTTCCCAGGGAAGACTTTCAGTTCACGATAGTGAAATCCTTTTATTAAATTAGAGGACATCATAGACCGATGTCTACAAAAGACGAATAAAGGTCTAATAATTGACCTGCGTCTATTGTTAAACGGTGCCAGAGGAgacatgttttgtatttattacacTTACACTTGCATCACACTTTTCAATAACGTTCCGGTTAAAATTAACCGTTTCAGCTTGTTGGATAAGATTTTTTGTCTTATCCAAACTATCTATGCAATTTTCAGATTAGCATAATGTGCTTCTTgcttaaatccaaataagcaaGAAGCTTGGAGTTCTATTTGGAACGCTACCCAAATAGAGTTTGCCACCAGGTGGCAgcacaaaataataatgtaacCAGCATTTTCCTGTATACATGGACTTTGAACATTTATATAGAAGTTGATCTTCCAAAGCTACAATAATGAAAAGTAACAATAAATTGGCTAggtgcagttttctgaaaggcTTTAATATTAATTCTTTAGATTTTAGAACAACCCTTCTGCACATATATACATCCATCCACTTAGACAatggtttctattttttatgtataaaatgtaCTTACTAAATGTTAGGATTTCAAAGTACAGTGTATAGATATCAGGTCTACATCACAGTTAATTTGTTTCCAGTAAcctgtttaataaataataacaacattTCTCCCGATACTACTAAAGGCAGCCCAAAAACCACAAGCAGAGGTACTTCTTACCACAGTTAAAGACCCACTATCTTAAGTCATTGTGTATTAGCCATTGTAATTGTTGTGGTAATATTTGATTCAGTTTTATCCAATATACACTGATTAACACTATGACTAATAATAGGTGAGGTAAATGATGAGGATCTTCACCTATTAGTGGGCGGGTTATGTAGACAGAACAAGTATGAGGATCATAGCTTCTCCAAATCTACAACTCTTTTGCTCTCCACTTGTCAGTACATATCACAAAAAGACTAGTGGTGAAAAGGGAGGGTCATGGAGGGCTGGGGAAGGTCAAGGTTGctcatgcattttaaaaaaaatgttttaatgttgtatGGCCTATAGTCATGAGACAAGAAGTTAATGCTGCTTCTGACAGAAAGGAGTCAAATTACATACTGTATCACACTTTGTTCCAATTAGGACTGAAGACCCATCATCTGTGCACCACTGAAAGCACTATCAATAGATATACAAGCATCAGAACTAGAGAACAAGGCAATGGAAATAGGTGGGGTGAAATGATTATTCGCAATTTCTTTCACACCACGTGAATAGCCAGGTAAAGGAAGAATGTTGGGTGGCAGAAGAAGTGCGATGCTTATAACAAACATTGGATGTTGGTTTGACACAAACCTGTATATCATTGCAAAACATCCACACCCTTTCATGTAAACAGTATTTCCTGATGATGGTGGCCTGCcccttattttaaaaagtagctcAATAGTTGTACAAGGGACACAACCAAAAATATAAGTTGCTGATTTTACCTCCAAAGTTTCCATATCATAATGTAATGTAAGCATCACTTGGATGTGAGTCTGATCCATGAAGACCCAAACTAACATCTTGGTGCCATGTCCTACCGTACACATTCAGAGGTAGTACTAGCCTCAAAAGGTCAGGGGGGGTTTACAGACACTACTGAGCAGGTTGTCACAATGTTGTGCCTCATCGGGACGTGTAGCTGGTGGTGTCTTGCTTTGTTCACTTTAACTGGCTTATACCTGATTGTAAAGGCATCAACCCTGTCACATTGTTTTAGTTGAGTAGCAAAGCCAGTAATAGTTCAGTTCAACATTACTCAGTACATTAAACAAGACAGATGTTTTGAATTTGTGAATTTTGACACTCttgttttcaatcattttcaaacatttaatctaaAGATGCTTTATGACTTCAATAGCTTGTTGAAAAAAACACTAGTCATTCAAGGTTAGAGTCACCCATTGTTTTGATAGGGCAAAAAATGTTTGCAGGGTGAAACAATCAACCTAACTGCCCAAGAATGCAaaccttcctgttgtcttttgtATTTGCAGTAGGGTATGTAAGGCACGCCCTTTTGCAACAGAGTTCAGAGCTGTAGCAGAGATAAAACGACTGCAGTTCCGGCATcctttccaggaaaaaaaaaagtgtttccctCTAAGTAGCAGCATGTGCCGTTGAACCACATGAATACCAAGGTTTGCACAGTGGCTGTAAAGTTGAAGTCCAGAAAGTTTCTATTGTGGCAATGATCAGATTAATTCTATTTCTTCAGAAAACGGAATGTAGAAGCTTCCACTACACAACTATAAGAGCTGCATCAACTGCACAGTAGAAAATGTGTCCATCTAGAAACAGCTATCAACATAAAAATGCAGCATAATGTCCCTCAGGACTCACAACAACCctgaattaaaatcaaaacatatttctatgAGGAAACATTGCTTTACTATCAGGTAGTTCAATTTTAAATCTccaaaataacaatttaaaatgttcttgtagGCAAATTAGTGAAACCTGAAGTCACTTTACACATCCAAGCTCTCAGTTAGTACATAGCAGTGCTCATATAACTAGTGCTGTCAGGATTTGTTCTGATTTTGCAGGGTGCTGCTGTTGCTAGGCTGTGgatctttttaaagaaatcttcCACCGTGAGGAGCATGCGCTCTGATTCATGAGACTCTCATTGGCCAGCGATGGGGGAGGAGTACATTCCTGGGGCCTTCATAGACTGCTGAACAAAGGCTGCACTGACTGATCAGCCAAAGTTAACcaagttttgggtttttcttttttataggACAGTGTAGAGTTTCTCCCTGAGAGACTGATGAAGTCTGCCGTAACACAAGAAGAGAGAATTTTATTCTTTGTGTGAtgtattcattttctttatagCATACAACTCTAGTTCTACTTTCACAGATTATGCACTTACAAATATGAACatgtatttcaaaacaacatcTTTAATAtttccctaaataaaatgtggatGCACCGGATAGCATCAACAATACCATCCCAGAGAGCTACCAGCAACTGGTGTTACATTGGTTTTGAAATCTGTATGGTGGCAAAActattgaaaataaatcataaaataaggCCCGGGAACACCTTAGTCAAACTTGTTAACATTTCAACTTGGACAGCTCATGCTGTCGTGAGACTGAGAAGTAAAATACAACTTGAAACTggaataaagatgtaaaaaaaaaaatcccaaagcaGTTGGTGGCTTAGTAAATCATAGTTGATATTGTCAATACTTtgttgtaaaacagctgaatatATATTACATGGTTTTATTGAAGAGACAAATGTCAGTGTTAAGGTGCATATCTTCATTTgctctttaaaaatcaaaatctttctGGGTCAGCACATACCAAAAGGTGTCCTCTCAAAGTGAAATGATTGTGGAAAACCTCATCCTAGATGTAACTCAAGTGAGTCACTAATAAGAAGCACATAGAAGTAAGAAATCTAGTGACAAAAGCAAATCTGAGGCTCATTACCAAAGTAGTACTCCTCTAAATCTGACTGCCCTGGATATTGACTGCATAGCTATTTCAGGTTCTCTAGCCCTCTTTTAtattcagtcagaaaaaaacagcatattCAGGTTGAACAAAGTTACTGAAAGCAAGTTCTGATCAGCTCCAACAAGGTTTCAACCAAGACActtagaatttattttcttgtgaaCACAATCTCCCCTATTCACTTTggaacacagtttcatgttcaTGTGGAAAGAAGCTTAATCTTTTTATATctattaaatgaaaatttgcaCAAGGAGACTGTTAACAAAATCCCATAtagcagaaaaataattcatttctgtcttttcttaatTCTACATTTTGTATCATCATCATTATAGTTAAATATTTGTATGATTCTGGGtgaaattttttaataattcaatgGACAttaccatttgaaaaaaaaaaaacaactctccCTCCATTTGTTTAAGTTCTGATCCCTATTCAGAAAAAATGACTGATATCAAACATGAGAGATTATGACCCTCACTCATAAATCATTTAGCgtgtgtgttttttactttGGCAGGAACAAATTAAGGCATGTTAGGTGTTCGACAACCCACAGAGGACCATACCATTATATGGTATGGTCCTCTGGACCAGTCCAGCCACAAATGAGCAGTGATGTCATTTGCTATAGTACAAATTCAGATATGGAAGGTCTCAGAATATCTGAAAATGGGCcaattttttgcagattttatatttacacaatGTGAAAAGAAAGTTACACCAAATTCCAATTTATTATAATCTGGTTATgaccagaaaacaaaacttagtTGCACTTTAATTCAATACtcttatttttggtttatcttttctttattGGCCTCTGATGAGAAAATCAATTTACTCAAACCCAGTTAAGCTTAATTTTATACCTGAAAAATGTTAGAAAGGTATGAAGATACAAAACgaccaaaactgcaaagttTGAGTgcaagtcatttatttatttgtgatgaGAATTACCTGGGCAGAGCAAAAGAGTAAGAGATAGAGGTAAACCTTGAGTTTGAGTCTAAAAAATTGACAGTTAGCAACCTTGGGTAAATTCACTGAACATGAGTGAGTTCACtgcatttctgactttttttaattcatcagTCAAATTATTGTACTGGTCCTACATTAAAAAacgtatttaaaatattgtcgttcacacatttttttaaaccacaaaaccataccagataaaacaaaaatattaaatattaaggTAAGTAAAGTCTTTTTTATGGCATGTGCTCAGAGAATCAGTAAGCACCAGTCCAGCCACAAATGAGCAGTGATGTCATTTGCTATAGTACAAATTCAGATATGGAAGGTCTCAGAATATCTGAAAATGGGCcaattttttgcagattttatatttacacaatGTGAAAAGAAAGTTACACCAAATTCCAATTTATTATAATCTGGTTATgaccagaaaacaaaacttagtTGCACTTTAATTCAATACtcttatttttggtttatcttttctttattGGCCTCTGATGAGAAAATCAATTTACTCAAACCCAGTTAAgcttaattttctttctacagtTTGGGTGCGAAGAGATTTttcgacaaaaaaaaatcaaacaaacaaaaaataaaacccacattCGTTGCTATAGGTTTTCATGTTAGTAAGaatatttctaaagaaaagattaaacttGTCCATAGTCAtttaatgctattttttttgcctttctcCGGTTACTTGGGTTGCCCCAGCTGTCTGGATGGGGCTGTAGAGGAAGTGAAGTTTGGCTTACGTTGAGGAAAGTGGGCAGAGCCGTTGAAGGGTATGATCGCAGTGAGAGGCGGAGAGGAGGGCAGACACAGCAGAGAAGCGACGTGCGAAGGACGGGCAAGATGAAGTCGGGGACGGCGCAGCTCAAAAACCCACCAAAACGACGAAAATCTCTCCTAAATGCAACAGTGACGGTGGTAGACGATGGGGGGTAGCCACGGCTGATGAAATTGGTAAGAAACTGCGAGAAATCCTGTATTATTAGCCGTGAATATGAATCAGGCGCGCATGGCAATATGGTGGAAAGAACGACAGTTAGGCGCAGTGTTGTAAAAATGGCCATGGTGTTGTCCGCGAAGAATAGAGAAAACCTTTAACATACTGTAAAAAGCTTACAGTTATGTTTTAGTTTAcaaattttgcatgtttcccATCTGTGTTTTGAGATAACTCGGTTCATATGTAGAGAAGTGTATTTATTCTTGATATATTTGGAGTTATTTTAACCTACgcatttaaaatttgctttgtCCTTGAGAGGGCAAACTACTCTTTGGTTTTACTCGATAAAAACAGGACCATTACCTTCATCTTTCGTTTTTTAAACGTTTTATTGACATCACTTGACAACAACACAACAGCCTTaagcacatttttgtttattttcagtttattcagtttttgaGCTTTTTCATCGGAttggaaataacaaaaaacataaataaaatctttcttttttcggTATAATCATTTCATAAAGGTTGCAA belongs to Gambusia affinis linkage group LG08, SWU_Gaff_1.0, whole genome shotgun sequence and includes:
- the fam174b gene encoding membrane protein FAM174B isoform X2, whose protein sequence is MFVTHSFALTFIAAALCLISGEPPNSSSATQNSTSTSIILGHDELTSKNATHGAVGSRISPLMTYLPTLKNVVIFICVLTAALITCLVIKVIRSGRKIRKTRKYDIITTPAERVEMAPLNEENDDEDDSTLFDVKYR
- the fam174b gene encoding membrane protein FAM174B isoform X1, with the translated sequence MFVTHSFALTFIAAALCLISGEPPNSSSATQNSTSTSIILGHDELTSKNATHGAVGSRISPLMTYLPTLKNVVIFICVLTAALITCLVIKVIRSGRKIRKTRKYDIITTPAERVEMAPLNEENDDEDDSTLFDVKYRSVPFR